Genomic segment of Myxococcus stipitatus:
GTCGTAGCGCAGGCGCGGCGCGAGCCAGGTGCCGTTGAGCGCCTTGCCTCCCGAGTAGAAGACCAGGTCCGTGACACACACCGGAGCGCCCTCGCGCGCGCCAGCGAAGCGCTCCACGACCTCCAGCGTGAAGCGGTTGCCCGTGAGGGCGGGGCTGATGGGGACGACCTGGAGGCCGCGCTTGTCCTCGACCTTGAGGCTCTTGGCGGAGCTCACGCTCGTGAGGGTGAGCTTCCTGGCGCGCGCATGGGCCTTGTACGAGGCCCGGTCCGTTCCATCGCCCGTGTAGACGCGCACCTCGTCGATGGAGACGACGTCCTTGAAGCCGATGGTGACGGGCGCGGGGGACTCGCCCGAGGCGCACCAGGCGGTGGTGTCGCGGCCATCGAGCAGGTGGAGGGGTGAGTAGCGCTCGGGTTGGCGCTCGCGCTCCAGATAGTCGGAGGCCTGGGCGTAGCCGG
This window contains:
- a CDS encoding NADase-type glycan-binding domain-containing protein, which encodes MVRIPLVLSLLATAAVAASNAPPGYAQASDYLERERQPERYSPLHLLDGRDTTAWCASGESPAPVTIGFKDVVSIDEVRVYTGDGTDRASYKAHARARKLTLTSVSSAKSLKVEDKRGLQVVPISPALTGNRFTLEVVERFAGAREGAPVCVTDLVFYSGGKALNGTWLAPRLRYDARLAPLLGTWFGGLEGAPDRFLSLFVDGTFRFAYEPLEGGEPSSVTGSYALSGTRLTLEVPNKGRVTARLQRAAPDGSSPAGATLELEGAVAEEWGRAFRGQP